DNA from Podarcis muralis chromosome 13, rPodMur119.hap1.1, whole genome shotgun sequence:
GGCTCCAAGGCCAATGGCCTGCCTCCCGATGTGTCCCCTGGGGCCTTCTCTAGCCCTGGAGATGCCCGCTTTGAACTGTTGTCTCCACCCGGGAGCGGGAACGGCATAGTTCAGAGCCCGGCGACGTCGACCCCGGATGGCAGCTTCATGGCCCTGCAGACCCCGGAGAAGGCAGAGCGGCAGAAGCCCTCTAACGGAAGGGACTGGGACCTGCCCCAGAAGTTCCCCTTGGAGAGCCCCACATTGGAACATGCCGAATCCCTCCTCTCTTTCCAGTTGGACTTGGGGCCTTCCATCTTGGACGATGTGCTGGGAGTGATGGACAAAGACTGGGACAGCATCAGAGGGCAGGAACAGGAACCGCTGAGGGTCGAAAGCTCCAGCCCAAAGGGGCACCTCCATCGCGGTGGTgaagaagacgaggaggaggcagaggaagaagaggaggaggaggaggaggacgaagggcAGGGCTACAGTTTTGAGGATGAACAGGATGAAGAGATTGGACTATAGGAAAGAAGAAGAGCGGTATTGGTTTTGATCGCTTTGGtttctgtcccccaccccagcaCTCCTCCTGCCCTCTTTTTGGCAGAATTTCTCAGCCCCTCTGATGTGAGTTGGTCTATGGGCCAAATGTTGTCTGCAGATGACTGCTGGTTGACCCATCCCAAAGAGCCATTGATCTCAAATCTCTCACGGTTGCGTTCAAGAGGAAAATGGACAGGGGCAGGCAGGCTGTACCTCCAGTGTGATTCTTGCCGTCTCCCTTCTCTTATGAGAGAAAAGCACTGTGCAactgagaaacacacacacacactgaccaaTTATTGTACTCTCCCTAGGCATGGGATGATACAGATATTTTGATGCATCTTGGTTATAAGGTGTCTCAGAATCCAAGGTTGTGCACCACTGATACCATCTCTGTCTCACCTTCCACTTCTCCGTTGTTTTATGCAACCATCCATCAGGCTACCTTGCCAAGGACGATTCCATCTCCTGCGCTTGTACTGTTGGTTTCAGTCTCTAAACCTGGAACTGTTTTTTGAGAGTGCTGGAAGGACAGGCGGGCTGGAAATAAATTGGCATGTTTATGGTTTATGGAAGGATGGAGGGAAGGAGGATCCACAGATATTCTGATGTACCTGTCCAGCTATTTAGTCAATCATTATGTTGTTCTATTACCCCACTAGCA
Protein-coding regions in this window:
- the CDC42EP5 gene encoding cdc42 effector protein 5, with protein sequence MPILKQSPVSHSKKRPRLDRAMISAPLGDFRHTMHIGRGGDAFGDTSFLSNHGGSKANGLPPDVSPGAFSSPGDARFELLSPPGSGNGIVQSPATSTPDGSFMALQTPEKAERQKPSNGRDWDLPQKFPLESPTLEHAESLLSFQLDLGPSILDDVLGVMDKDWDSIRGQEQEPLRVESSSPKGHLHRGGEEDEEEAEEEEEEEEEDEGQGYSFEDEQDEEIGL